The Haloarcula pelagica genome includes a region encoding these proteins:
- a CDS encoding TetR/AcrR family transcriptional regulator gives MTTDQRKESWSTAEEEIMQATYRALLEYGYAGLSISRIADELGKSKAAIYHHYDTKDDLMITFLKFTVDRFEETIDTETGDEPVEDLKHAIEELLPLQRDEEQRRLQMVLVSLRSQAVTNETFREQFTQIDKQLAATIRSIVDRGIDEGTFRDIDSSRVAEHILATVNGAMYGRTTTDRHNTAAAARVSLVSYIDTELKRHS, from the coding sequence ATGACTACCGACCAACGCAAAGAGAGTTGGAGCACTGCCGAAGAAGAGATTATGCAAGCCACTTATCGGGCCCTGCTCGAATACGGCTATGCCGGCCTGTCGATCTCCCGGATCGCCGATGAGCTTGGCAAGTCAAAGGCCGCGATCTACCACCACTACGACACGAAAGACGACCTTATGATCACGTTCCTCAAGTTCACCGTGGATAGATTCGAAGAGACGATTGATACAGAAACAGGTGATGAACCGGTAGAAGACCTTAAGCACGCCATCGAGGAACTTCTCCCACTTCAGCGTGACGAGGAGCAACGACGGCTTCAGATGGTACTGGTTAGTCTTCGATCACAGGCGGTGACGAATGAGACATTTCGCGAGCAATTTACGCAGATCGATAAACAACTGGCAGCTACCATACGGAGCATCGTTGACCGTGGTATCGACGAAGGCACTTTCCGTGACATTGACTCGTCACGGGTTGCAGAGCACATCTTGGCTACGGTCAACGGCGCGATGTACGGTCGAACGACCACAGATCGCCATAACACCGCTGCGGCGGCACGCGTTTCCCTGGTCTCGTATATTGATACCGAACTGAAACGTCACTCCTGA